From Saccopteryx leptura isolate mSacLep1 chromosome 3, mSacLep1_pri_phased_curated, whole genome shotgun sequence, one genomic window encodes:
- the FAM98A gene encoding protein FAM98A, with the protein MECDLMETDILESLEDLGYKGSLLEDGALSQAVSAGASSPEFTKLCAWLVSELRVVCKLEENVQATNSADEAEEFQLEVSGLLGEMNCPYLSLTSGDVTKRLLVQKNCLLLLTYLISELEAARMLCVNTPPKKAQEGGGSEVFQELKGICIALGMSKPPANITMFQFFSGIEKKLKETLAKVPPNHVGKPLMKKSMGPAHWEKIEAINQAIANEYEVRRKLLIKRLDVTVQSFGWSDRAKSQTEKLAKVYQPKRSVLSPKSAISVAHLLAARQDLSKILRTSSGSIREKTACAINKVLMGRVPDRGGRPNEIEPPPPEMPPWQKRQDGPQQPAGGRGGGRGGYEHSSYGGRGGHEQGGGRGGRGGYDHGGRGGGRGNKHQGGWTDGGSGGGGSYQDGGYRDSGFQPGAYHGGHSSGYQGSGYSGFQTSTYTGSGYQGGGYQQDNRYQDGGHHSDRGSGRGGRGGRGGRGGRGGQGGGWGGRGQNYHQGGQFEQHFQHGGYQYNHSGFGQGRHYTS; encoded by the exons TTACAAGGGTTCATTGTTAGAAGATGGCGCTCTGTCTCAGGCAGTCTCTGCTGGAGCCAGTTCTCCTGAGTTTACCAAACTCTGTGCTTGGCTGGTGTCTGAATTAAGAGTGGTCTGTAAACTGGAGGAAAATGTGCAAGCAACTAACA gCGCAGATGAAGCTGAAGAATTCCAGCTAGAGGTGAGTGGGCTACTAGGGGAGATGAACTGTCCGTATCTGTCACTGACATCTGGGGATGTGACCAAGCGCCTTCTTGTTCAGAAGAACTGCCTCCTTTTGCTCA CATACCTCATCTCAGAACTAGAAGCTGCCAGAATGCTCTGTGTGAATACTCCTCCAAAAAAAGCTCAAGAAGGAGGCGGTAGTGAGGTCTTTCAAGAGTTGAAAGGCATATGTATTGCTCTAGGAATGTCCAAACCTCCAGCCAATATAACTATGTTCCAATTCTTCAGCGGGattgaaaaaaaa TTAAAGGAAACGTTAGCAAAAGTTCCACCTAAtcatgtgggaaagcctttaatGAAGAAGTCAATGGGACCAGCCCACTGG gAAAAGATAGAAGCAATTAACCAAGCCATAGCCAATGAATATGAAGTTCGGAGAAAGCTGCTAATAAAACGTTTGGATGTCACTGTCCAGTCTTTTGGTTGGTCTGATCGAGCTAAG agtcagacagagaaattaGCAAAGGTTTACCAACCGAAACGTTCAGTCTTATCTCCTAAAAGTGCTATTTCTGTTGCCCATCTTTTGGCTGCAAGACAAGACTTGTCAAAGATTTTAAGGACAAGCAGTGGCTCTATAAGAGAAAAGACTGCCTGTGCCATCAATAAG GTGTTGATGGGCAGGGTGCCTGACAGAGGCGGTAGACCCAATGAAATTGAGCCTCCACCCCCAGAGATGCCACCATGGCAAAAAAGGCAAGATGGCCCACAGCAGCCAGCAGGAGGccgaggaggagggagaggtggttATGAACATTCCTCATACGGAGGACGAGGAGGTCATGaacaaggaggagggagaggtggacgTGGTGGCTATGACCACGGTGGccgagggggaggaagaggaaataaGCATCAAGGAGGCTGGACAGATGGAGGGAGTGGAGGAGGAGGTAGCTACCAAGATGGTGGTTATCGAGATTCGGGCTTCCAGCCAGGTGCCTATCATGGTGGCCACAGCAGTGGCTATCAAGGCAGTGGTTATAGTGGCTTCCAAACATCTACTTATACAGGAAGTGGGTACCAGGGGGGTGGATACCAGCAGGACAATAGATACCAAGATGGTGGGCACCATAGTGATCGAGGCAGTGGTCGTGGGGGGAGAGGTGGTCGTGGAGGCCGCGGTGGACGCGGAGgccagggaggaggctggggaggaaggggccAGAATTATCACCAAGGGGGACAATTTGAACAACACTTCCAGCATGGAGGTTATCAGTATAATCATTCTGGATTTGGACAGGGAAGACATTATACTAGTTGA